Proteins encoded within one genomic window of Amycolatopsis sp. 2-15:
- a CDS encoding alpha/beta fold hydrolase produces the protein MITKTLRVPGAELTYDVDGDGPVLLLVPGGPADATAFTGLRPHLTGRYTVVTFDPRGLSRSPIAGEAGDDIVGEHAGDVHRLLTELGGGPAHVFANSGGAITMLEHARRHPGEVTTLVAHEPPISRYLGEMLADFPDVPALYREQGVEAALGAFMAASGFDVPPPPANPSAEEIEQGKRMQGNFAFFFGHLMAAIGAWEPDLDALRATGTHLIVAVGKAAAGTPAHTSGLELARALGQEAVEFPGDHGGFAGEPGPFATRLTEVLTHA, from the coding sequence ATGATCACCAAGACCCTGCGTGTACCCGGCGCCGAGCTGACCTACGACGTCGACGGCGACGGCCCCGTGCTGCTGCTCGTGCCCGGCGGCCCTGCCGACGCCACGGCGTTCACCGGCCTGCGCCCGCACCTGACCGGCCGCTACACCGTGGTCACCTTCGACCCGCGCGGCCTCTCTCGCAGCCCGATCGCCGGCGAAGCCGGCGACGACATCGTCGGTGAGCACGCCGGCGACGTGCACCGCCTGCTCACCGAGCTCGGCGGCGGGCCCGCGCACGTGTTCGCCAACAGCGGCGGAGCGATCACCATGCTGGAGCACGCCCGGCGGCACCCGGGCGAGGTGACGACCCTGGTCGCGCACGAGCCGCCGATCAGCCGCTACCTCGGCGAGATGCTGGCCGACTTCCCCGACGTCCCGGCGCTCTACCGCGAGCAGGGCGTCGAGGCCGCGCTCGGCGCGTTCATGGCGGCGTCCGGCTTCGACGTGCCGCCGCCACCGGCGAACCCGTCGGCCGAGGAAATCGAACAGGGCAAACGGATGCAGGGCAACTTCGCGTTCTTCTTCGGCCACCTCATGGCCGCCATCGGCGCCTGGGAACCCGACCTCGACGCCCTGCGCGCCACCGGCACCCACCTCATCGTCGCCGTCGGCAAGGCCGCGGCCGGCACTCCCGCCCACACCTCCGGGCTCGAGCTGGCCCGCGCGCTCGGGCAGGAAGCCGTGGAGTTCCCCGGAGACCACGGCGGGTTCGCCGGCGAACCCGGCCCCTTCGCCACCCGCCTGACCGAAGTCCTCACCCACGCCTAG
- a CDS encoding YciI family protein: protein MRYLLMIAGEEPTEEQKIAGCGGWSDDLLARGILVGGGGLHPPATATTVRVRGGDVLLTDGPFAESKEQIGGFVMIDCADLDEAVEIASSHPAAAYGTIEVRPMLG from the coding sequence ATGCGTTACCTGCTCATGATCGCCGGAGAAGAGCCCACCGAGGAGCAGAAGATCGCCGGCTGCGGCGGCTGGTCCGACGACCTGCTCGCCCGCGGCATCCTCGTCGGCGGCGGAGGCCTGCACCCGCCCGCCACCGCCACCACCGTCCGGGTGCGCGGCGGCGACGTCCTGCTGACCGACGGCCCGTTCGCCGAGAGCAAGGAACAGATCGGCGGCTTCGTCATGATCGACTGCGCCGACCTCGACGAGGCCGTCGAGATCGCCTCCAGCCATCCCGCCGCCGCGTACGGCACCATCGAAGTCCGCCCGATGCTGGGCTGA
- a CDS encoding GyrI-like domain-containing protein produces the protein MPSLVEREDQPYVGYRATVGFDGLREVAHRIAAIVGALAERGVAPAGAPFFRYLVLGPDMASLTVEAGVPVAAPVELGEEYLNDVVPGGKYVMATHHGAPDGLAAATAEVLGWGTAEGVRWDRTQGADGEHWTGRLEVYRTDPRVEPDATKWETDLYFRLAD, from the coding sequence ATGCCGTCCCTTGTGGAGCGCGAAGACCAGCCCTACGTCGGCTACCGCGCGACTGTCGGCTTCGACGGGCTGCGCGAGGTCGCGCACCGCATCGCCGCCATCGTCGGTGCCCTCGCCGAACGCGGGGTCGCGCCGGCGGGCGCGCCGTTCTTCCGCTACCTCGTGCTCGGGCCGGACATGGCCAGCCTGACAGTGGAAGCCGGCGTGCCGGTCGCCGCGCCGGTCGAGCTGGGCGAGGAGTACCTCAACGACGTCGTGCCCGGCGGGAAGTACGTGATGGCCACCCACCACGGCGCGCCCGACGGACTCGCCGCCGCCACCGCCGAAGTCCTCGGCTGGGGTACGGCCGAAGGCGTGCGCTGGGACCGCACCCAGGGCGCCGACGGCGAGCACTGGACCGGGCGCCTCGAGGTCTACCGCACCGACCCGCGCGTGGAACCCGACGCCACGAAGTGGGAGACCGACCTGTACTTCCGCCTCGCCGACTGA
- a CDS encoding DUF1772 domain-containing protein: protein MFTVSGVVLVVAIVAAGLIAGLFYSYAVSVMPGLARADDHTFVTAMREINIAIVNGWFLLTFLGAPLLAAAAVVLDLVAGGRGALPWLIAGFVLLLAMIVITAVKNIPMNNALDRGTSALAELRARFETSWVRWNLVRAFVSAAGFACLLGGWLARGTG, encoded by the coding sequence ATGTTCACGGTGTCCGGAGTGGTGCTGGTGGTCGCGATCGTCGCGGCGGGATTGATCGCGGGGTTGTTCTACTCCTACGCGGTGTCGGTGATGCCGGGCCTGGCGCGCGCGGACGACCACACGTTCGTGACGGCGATGCGCGAGATCAACATCGCGATCGTCAACGGCTGGTTCCTGCTCACGTTCCTCGGCGCGCCCCTGCTGGCGGCGGCCGCAGTGGTGCTGGACCTGGTGGCCGGAGGGCGCGGGGCGCTGCCGTGGCTGATCGCCGGGTTCGTGCTGCTGCTGGCGATGATCGTGATCACGGCCGTGAAGAACATTCCGATGAACAACGCGCTGGACCGTGGCACCTCGGCGCTCGCCGAGCTGCGGGCGCGGTTCGAGACGAGCTGGGTGCGGTGGAACCTGGTGCGCGCCTTCGTCTCGGCGGCCGGGTTTGCGTGCCTGCTCGGGGGGTGGCTGGCGCGCGGGACCGGCTGA
- a CDS encoding M20/M25/M40 family metallo-hydrolase, whose translation MLALIAGVVVAGCSAPAGKPASVPATDGPVAQQLKDSVSDAGAVVHLQALQRIADENGGNRASPGPGYDASVDYVAGVLRAAGYQVATPFYEGSGRGTMRNVIAQTRTGSPDHVVMVGAHLDSVQDGPGIVDNGSGVAALLEIAKRLGPSAALRNTVRFAFFGSEEDGSQGSKAYVNGLSTEGLGKIMLYLNVDMIASPNGGYFAQGGVGDDPSASGPPGSATVAGVLAGQLQQTGVEPELIEFVGDDESAFVEAGIPSGGAENGDRKRKSDAQAQGWGGSADERYDPCYHQSCDRLDNVNRVVLSHYLDAIAGTVAHFATAETPNLR comes from the coding sequence GTGCTCGCGCTGATCGCGGGCGTGGTCGTCGCGGGCTGTTCGGCCCCGGCGGGGAAGCCGGCGAGCGTCCCGGCGACCGACGGTCCGGTGGCCCAGCAGCTGAAGGATTCGGTGAGTGACGCCGGAGCGGTCGTCCACCTCCAGGCGTTGCAGCGGATCGCCGACGAGAACGGCGGCAACCGGGCGTCGCCGGGCCCGGGTTACGACGCGAGCGTCGACTACGTGGCCGGTGTCCTGCGTGCTGCCGGTTACCAGGTGGCCACTCCCTTTTACGAGGGGTCCGGGCGGGGCACGATGCGCAACGTCATTGCCCAGACCCGCACCGGCAGCCCCGACCATGTGGTGATGGTCGGGGCTCATCTGGATTCGGTGCAGGACGGTCCGGGCATCGTCGACAACGGTTCCGGCGTCGCGGCGCTGCTGGAGATCGCCAAGCGCCTGGGTCCTTCGGCGGCGTTGCGCAACACGGTCCGGTTCGCGTTCTTCGGCTCCGAAGAGGACGGTTCCCAAGGCTCGAAGGCTTACGTGAACGGGCTTTCCACCGAGGGCCTCGGCAAGATCATGCTCTACCTCAACGTGGACATGATCGCTTCGCCGAACGGCGGTTACTTCGCACAGGGCGGGGTGGGTGACGACCCGTCCGCGTCGGGCCCGCCCGGTTCGGCCACCGTCGCCGGGGTCCTCGCCGGCCAGCTTCAGCAGACGGGGGTGGAGCCGGAGCTCATCGAGTTCGTCGGCGACGACGAATCGGCGTTCGTCGAAGCCGGCATCCCGTCGGGTGGCGCGGAAAACGGTGACCGCAAACGGAAGTCCGATGCGCAGGCCCAGGGTTGGGGCGGGTCGGCCGACGAGCGGTACGACCCGTGCTACCACCAGAGCTGCGATCGCCTCGACAACGTCAACCGGGTGGTGCTCAGCCATTACCTCGACGCGATCGCCGGGACCGTCGCCCACTTCGCGACGGCGGAGACCCCGAATCTCCGGTGA
- a CDS encoding ClpP family protease — protein MTLTVVPAMHAAGQQANESVYEQLLRDRIVFLGTEVTDEVANRITAQLLLLAADDSEKDITFYLNSPGGSVTAGMAIYDTMQLVKPDVATWGLGFVASMGQFLLSSGTPGKRHLLPNTRIVMHQPSAGISGAATDIAIQAEVFGKMKRRIAELTAAQTGQPVERITADADRDRWFDAEEALAYGFVDHIVGAERVATA, from the coding sequence ATGACGCTGACGGTGGTTCCCGCGATGCACGCGGCGGGGCAGCAGGCGAACGAGTCGGTGTACGAGCAGTTGCTGCGCGACCGGATCGTGTTCCTGGGCACGGAGGTGACCGACGAGGTGGCGAACCGGATCACGGCGCAGCTGTTGCTGCTCGCCGCGGACGACTCCGAAAAGGACATCACCTTCTACCTCAACTCGCCAGGGGGTTCGGTCACGGCGGGGATGGCGATCTACGACACGATGCAGCTGGTGAAGCCGGACGTGGCCACGTGGGGGCTGGGATTCGTGGCGTCGATGGGGCAGTTCCTGCTCTCGTCGGGCACGCCGGGCAAGCGGCACCTGCTGCCGAACACGCGGATCGTGATGCACCAGCCGTCGGCGGGGATCTCGGGGGCGGCGACGGACATCGCGATCCAGGCCGAGGTGTTCGGGAAGATGAAGCGGCGGATCGCGGAGCTGACCGCGGCCCAGACGGGGCAGCCGGTGGAGCGCATCACCGCCGACGCCGACCGCGACCGGTGGTTCGACGCCGAGGAAGCGCTGGCCTACGGGTTCGTGGACCACATCGTGGGCGCGGAGCGGGTCGCCACCGCCTGA
- a CDS encoding ArsR/SmtB family transcription factor produces MVQYLVAEAKSAEPVSPATVTLRLEALAHPVRLRLLRTLARGPHTTGELAHAWELSPPEVSRHLAVLRRAGLLTTRRHGRYVRYTLNLPDLRTLGADLLAAVLR; encoded by the coding sequence GTGGTGCAATACCTCGTCGCCGAGGCGAAGTCAGCGGAGCCGGTCTCGCCGGCAACGGTCACGCTGCGGCTCGAAGCACTCGCGCATCCGGTGCGGCTGCGGTTGCTGCGCACCCTGGCCCGTGGCCCGCACACCACCGGCGAACTGGCCCACGCCTGGGAACTTTCACCCCCCGAGGTTTCCCGCCACCTCGCCGTCCTGCGCCGCGCGGGCCTGCTCACGACCCGCAGGCACGGTCGTTACGTCCGCTACACCCTCAACCTGCCCGACCTGAGGACGCTGGGGGCCGACCTACTGGCGGCCGTGCTGCGCTGA
- a CDS encoding DUF5937 family protein, which produces MRIGIGALPSGRLRFAASPLAELTAMLHVLAEPGHHPQLAGWAGDVWAGLRPELAERLRAAEFLWAFLTGRLPGPRAAAADPRRGAGRGGPDRG; this is translated from the coding sequence TTGAGGATCGGCATCGGCGCCCTGCCGTCCGGGCGACTGCGGTTCGCTGCCTCCCCGCTCGCCGAGCTGACCGCGATGCTGCACGTGCTGGCCGAACCCGGGCATCACCCGCAGCTCGCCGGCTGGGCGGGCGACGTCTGGGCCGGGCTGCGGCCGGAGCTGGCCGAGCGGCTCAGGGCGGCGGAGTTCCTCTGGGCGTTCCTCACGGGCCGACTTCCTGGTCCCCGCGCGGCCGCGGCCGACCCTCGCCGAGGAGCTGGACGAGGTGGACCGGATCGAGGATGA
- a CDS encoding MarR family winged helix-turn-helix transcriptional regulator: MDTPADDRVPTLLRSRPSWLVTQLATQVTRLVGEAFDAAGYRRYHYALLAALDEFGPASQATLGRRCRIDRSYVVEAVGELEVAGRVLRAPDPADRRRNVVTLTGEGRTHLAAMTRTLDDVQDELTAPLPATEREQFVHQLGRVLDHVREPRVTGKAPESRDLDHGVERD; encoded by the coding sequence ATGGACACTCCGGCGGACGACCGTGTCCCCACCCTGTTGCGCAGCCGGCCCAGCTGGCTCGTCACCCAGCTCGCCACGCAGGTCACGCGGCTGGTGGGCGAGGCGTTCGACGCCGCCGGGTACCGCCGCTACCACTACGCGCTGCTCGCCGCGCTCGACGAGTTCGGCCCCGCGAGCCAGGCCACGCTCGGACGGCGCTGCCGCATCGACCGCAGCTACGTCGTCGAAGCCGTCGGCGAGCTCGAGGTCGCCGGCCGGGTGCTGCGCGCGCCCGACCCGGCCGACCGGCGCCGCAACGTCGTCACGCTCACCGGCGAAGGGCGTACCCACCTCGCCGCGATGACCCGGACCCTCGACGACGTGCAGGACGAGCTCACCGCGCCCCTGCCCGCGACCGAGCGCGAGCAGTTCGTCCACCAGCTCGGGCGCGTCCTCGACCACGTGCGAGAGCCCCGCGTCACCGGTAAGGCCCCGGAATCTCGTGATCTCGATCATGGCGTTGAACGGGACTAG
- a CDS encoding TIGR03621 family F420-dependent LLM class oxidoreductase: MTNQPFRFGVSLLNVGSRTDWRARAREVQDRGYDVLQVPDHLGLASPFPALVAAADVTSIRLGTYVLNAGVLSPAYLARDVADVQRLTDGRLELGLGTGYMPNEFEAAGVPMGSGGERIRKLESTLKATRELLAAETGAPVPPIMLSGSGDRMVALGGREADIFSFSIMAGVTPGTAPEDAFAHRVQVLRDAAGDRFGDIELNLFVAAVGDSVEELDLGITRQASGLPDEQLAQLPGVLTGSPREIAERLERYRETFGTTYISVLEPHLAAFAEVIKHLS, translated from the coding sequence ATGACCAACCAGCCCTTCCGCTTCGGGGTCTCCCTGCTCAACGTCGGCTCCCGCACGGACTGGCGGGCCCGAGCCCGTGAGGTGCAGGACCGCGGCTACGACGTGCTCCAGGTTCCCGACCACCTCGGCCTGGCCTCGCCGTTCCCCGCGCTGGTCGCGGCAGCCGATGTCACGAGCATCCGCCTGGGCACCTACGTGCTCAACGCCGGTGTCCTCAGCCCCGCCTACCTCGCGCGCGACGTCGCCGACGTGCAGCGCCTCACCGACGGGCGGCTCGAGCTCGGCCTCGGCACCGGCTACATGCCGAACGAGTTCGAGGCCGCCGGCGTACCGATGGGCTCCGGCGGCGAGCGCATCCGCAAGCTGGAGTCCACGCTCAAGGCCACGCGCGAACTGCTCGCCGCAGAAACGGGTGCGCCCGTGCCGCCGATCATGCTGTCCGGCTCGGGCGACCGCATGGTGGCGCTCGGCGGCCGCGAAGCCGACATCTTCAGCTTCTCGATCATGGCCGGCGTCACCCCCGGCACCGCTCCGGAAGACGCGTTCGCCCACCGCGTGCAGGTGCTGCGTGACGCCGCGGGCGACCGCTTCGGCGACATCGAGCTGAACCTGTTCGTCGCGGCCGTCGGCGACAGCGTCGAGGAGCTCGACCTCGGCATCACCCGCCAGGCCAGCGGCCTGCCCGACGAGCAGCTCGCCCAGCTGCCCGGCGTGCTCACCGGCTCGCCGCGCGAGATCGCCGAGCGGCTCGAGCGCTACCGCGAAACCTTCGGCACCACCTACATCAGCGTGCTCGAACCGCACCTCGCCGCGTTCGCCGAGGTCATCAAGCACCTGAGCTGA
- a CDS encoding TetR/AcrR family transcriptional regulator C-terminal domain-containing protein: MRALAHAVRTAAHRHEWFADLLGGRSGLGPNALAYLEASLAAADEGDIDDALVAVHAVHSYVTGAVRSEITELRRERESGQDEAQWQRASAPYLRRMLATGRYPTLARAVDLGSHPDPDTAFDAGLARVLDGLGGPITA, encoded by the coding sequence CTGCGGGCACTCGCCCACGCGGTCCGCACGGCGGCACACCGGCACGAATGGTTCGCCGACCTGCTCGGCGGCCGCTCGGGGCTCGGCCCGAACGCGCTGGCCTACCTCGAAGCGTCGCTCGCCGCCGCGGACGAAGGCGACATCGACGACGCGCTCGTCGCGGTACACGCCGTGCACTCCTATGTGACCGGCGCCGTGCGCAGCGAGATCACCGAGCTGCGCCGCGAACGCGAGTCCGGTCAGGACGAAGCGCAGTGGCAACGCGCGTCCGCCCCCTACCTGCGGCGCATGCTGGCCACCGGCCGCTACCCCACCCTCGCCCGCGCGGTCGACCTCGGCTCCCACCCCGACCCGGACACCGCGTTCGACGCCGGTCTCGCCCGCGTCCTCGACGGCCTCGGTGGCCCGATTACCGCTTAA